A DNA window from Pseudomonadota bacterium contains the following coding sequences:
- a CDS encoding ATP-binding protein produces the protein MMGIRQKLSLGFGGLLLIMMVIGIQGILHLSRLGESIDVILRENYRSVIACQEMKEALERIDSGILFTLLGDTEKGKELISKNLIVFEKALQTELNNITVPGEDEKAALLQEIFKQYKKGLESIEDRSTPPVFRRNVYFRDLLPAFQQIKDKADEILHMNQQNMSDANNHARKDAANARRQMYILLFVGIITASGFVYFTGRWILRPINRLIKSTNEIGRGNLDLIVQSSSHDEIGYLSESFNAMTANLREFRRSDQARLVRIQQATQQAFNSLPDAIAVIDFDGRIELATASARDIFGLKPDIRMQDIQFPLILDIFKGALKSGHITVPENGKTIIQQFVKGEERFFRPEAIPIKDAKGQPTGVMLALKDVTQLRQQDELKKGIISTVSHQLKTPLTSIRMAIHLLLEENESPGHLTDKQVELLLVAREDSDRLNDILSSLLDISRMESGKVTMHFQTISPNTIVLDAVDIYTLSAHDRGIELRTELSHDLPEVWADPMQINQVFSNLLGNALRYTNPGGIITVSASADNRWVFFKVSDTGRGIPAEYLDRLFEQFFRVPKQKKETGAGLGLAIVKEIVEAHGGTIRAESHEGKGSTFTFTLKRTDQISKKEHHS, from the coding sequence ATGATGGGAATTCGTCAGAAGCTTTCTCTTGGGTTCGGTGGTCTCTTACTCATCATGATGGTGATCGGGATTCAGGGCATCCTGCACCTTTCCCGATTGGGAGAGTCTATTGATGTAATATTGCGGGAAAACTACCGTAGCGTCATTGCATGTCAGGAAATGAAGGAGGCCCTGGAACGGATCGACAGTGGGATTCTCTTTACGTTGCTGGGAGATACGGAAAAAGGCAAAGAGCTTATCAGTAAAAATTTGATTGTCTTTGAGAAGGCGCTTCAGACTGAATTAAATAATATCACCGTACCCGGAGAAGATGAAAAGGCAGCCCTTCTCCAGGAGATTTTCAAGCAGTATAAAAAAGGCCTTGAGAGCATTGAGGACAGAAGCACGCCGCCGGTTTTCAGGCGTAATGTTTACTTCAGGGATCTTCTTCCCGCGTTCCAGCAGATTAAGGATAAAGCCGATGAAATTCTTCATATGAATCAGCAGAACATGAGCGATGCCAACAACCATGCCCGTAAAGATGCGGCAAATGCACGAAGGCAAATGTATATTCTCCTCTTCGTAGGCATTATCACAGCATCAGGATTCGTGTACTTCACCGGCCGATGGATTCTCCGTCCCATTAACCGTCTTATAAAATCCACCAATGAGATCGGACGGGGGAATCTTGATCTTATTGTGCAAAGCAGCTCACATGATGAAATAGGCTACCTTTCCGAGTCTTTCAATGCAATGACTGCAAACCTACGTGAATTCCGCCGCTCAGACCAGGCCAGACTCGTGAGGATACAACAGGCCACACAGCAGGCATTTAACAGTCTTCCTGATGCCATTGCTGTTATAGATTTCGATGGCCGAATAGAATTGGCAACAGCATCGGCAAGAGACATATTCGGATTAAAACCGGATATCAGGATGCAGGACATTCAGTTTCCTCTTATTTTAGATATTTTCAAGGGCGCCCTGAAAAGTGGGCATATTACAGTTCCGGAAAACGGAAAAACGATAATTCAGCAATTTGTAAAAGGGGAAGAACGTTTCTTTCGGCCTGAAGCAATACCTATCAAAGATGCTAAAGGGCAACCCACCGGCGTTATGCTGGCGCTCAAAGATGTTACACAGTTGAGGCAACAGGACGAGTTGAAAAAAGGAATCATATCAACGGTATCGCATCAGTTGAAGACACCACTCACATCCATTCGCATGGCGATCCATCTGCTGCTCGAAGAGAATGAAAGCCCGGGGCATCTCACCGATAAACAGGTTGAACTCTTACTCGTGGCAAGAGAAGACAGCGACAGACTTAATGACATACTCAGCAGTCTCCTCGATATCAGCCGGATGGAATCGGGAAAGGTCACTATGCATTTTCAGACAATCTCTCCCAATACAATTGTCCTTGATGCTGTCGATATCTATACGCTGTCGGCACATGACAGAGGGATAGAGCTTCGGACAGAACTTTCCCATGACCTGCCTGAAGTTTGGGCAGATCCTATGCAGATAAACCAGGTCTTTTCCAACCTCCTTGGAAACGCGCTGCGGTATACTAATCCGGGCGGAATAATTACCGTTTCCGCCTCTGCAGATAACCGATGGGTCTTTTTCAAAGTTTCCGATACCGGCAGGGGCATTCCTGCAGAATATCTTGACAGACTCTTCGAACAATTCTTCCGTGTTCCGAAACAAAAAAAGGAGACCGGTGCAGGACTCGGTCTTGCCATTGTAAAGGAGATCGTGGAAGCACACGGCGGGACAATACGCGCAGAGAGCCACGAGGGGAAAGGCAGCACCTTTACTTTTACACTTAAAAGAACAGACCAAATCTCTAAAAAGGAGCATCATTCATGA
- a CDS encoding cysteine hydrolase, translating to MKRVQINLYRQPTFLVWCLICTITFFCCPVSAQTIIEEWNTVKTPPAPELKPVTIDPNVTALLLLDFNKQTCNSDRRPRCISSIPKVQKLLTEARARGVYVLYSLSPGAAVTDIAKELMPLGNEPVVISGPDKFLGTNLEKILKEKGIKTVIATGTAAHGAVLYTASEAALRGMQVILPVDGISAENTYAEQYVAWNMANAPLISNQSVLTMIDMIKY from the coding sequence ATGAAGAGGGTACAAATTAATTTATATCGGCAGCCCACATTTTTAGTCTGGTGCCTTATCTGTACAATAACTTTTTTTTGCTGCCCTGTATCAGCGCAGACTATTATTGAAGAATGGAACACAGTGAAAACCCCTCCTGCACCGGAATTAAAACCAGTGACTATTGATCCGAATGTTACGGCGCTTCTGCTCCTTGATTTCAATAAGCAGACATGTAACTCCGACCGCCGCCCCCGTTGTATTTCTTCAATTCCGAAGGTCCAAAAGCTTCTCACAGAGGCGCGTGCCAGGGGTGTTTATGTGTTGTACAGCCTTTCTCCAGGCGCTGCTGTTACCGATATTGCAAAGGAATTAATGCCTCTCGGAAATGAACCTGTGGTAATATCGGGACCTGATAAATTTTTAGGGACAAACCTTGAGAAAATCCTTAAAGAAAAAGGTATAAAAACCGTCATTGCAACAGGAACAGCGGCACACGGTGCAGTTCTTTACACGGCCAGCGAAGCAGCATTGAGGGGAATGCAGGTCATTTTGCCCGTGGATGGCATATCTGCTGAAAACACTTATGCCGAGCAATATGTTGCCTGGAATATGGCGAATGCCCCTCTTATATCGAATCAGTCGGTACTGACAATGATTGACATGATTAAGTACTAA
- a CDS encoding sigma-54 dependent transcriptional regulator encodes MTRKGPNQEAQPLSILVVDDEANIRKTLSMCLEAEGYRIVAVSNFQDALQEASMVPFDLAFIDLRLGTDDGLDLIPHLLAATPWVKIIIITAYASIDTAVEAMRSGAADYIPKPFTPAQVRMAVRKVFEMRTLEQRVAVLQEDLERSRPEIDFSSKSQVMQNAINLAHRAASSNATILLRGESGTGKTVLARSIHSWSNRADKPFSIVSCPSFSSELLESELFGHVKGAFTGAVRDNPGRIASCENGTLFLDEIGDLPVSLQPKLLRFVQEREYERVGDYITRKANVRIIAATNMDLERAVTDGRFREDLFYRLNVIQIEFPPLRERPDDIATMAEKLLAFYGRANHRSFLGFTDEALRLLKQYHWPGNVRELNNVIERTAILCQSNRVGIESLPANLLPDNTAPGIGDPIALDKIEEQHIRLVLAAATSLQEAAGILGVDQATLWRRRKKYGI; translated from the coding sequence TTGACAAGAAAAGGCCCGAATCAAGAAGCCCAGCCATTAAGCATACTTGTTGTGGATGATGAAGCAAACATCCGCAAGACTTTATCCATGTGTCTTGAAGCAGAGGGATACAGGATTGTTGCCGTAAGTAACTTTCAGGATGCCCTGCAAGAAGCTTCGATGGTACCTTTTGATCTTGCGTTCATTGATCTGAGACTTGGAACAGACGACGGCCTTGATCTCATACCTCATTTACTGGCTGCAACCCCATGGGTTAAGATCATCATCATTACCGCTTACGCTTCAATCGACACGGCGGTTGAAGCAATGAGAAGCGGAGCTGCTGATTATATTCCAAAGCCATTCACCCCTGCTCAGGTCAGAATGGCAGTCCGTAAGGTTTTTGAAATGCGGACGCTCGAACAACGGGTTGCTGTGCTTCAGGAAGATCTGGAACGTTCCCGCCCCGAAATAGATTTTTCAAGTAAAAGTCAGGTTATGCAAAATGCAATAAATCTGGCGCACAGGGCGGCCTCGTCAAATGCCACCATCCTCCTCCGTGGGGAAAGCGGAACAGGCAAAACCGTTCTTGCACGTTCTATTCATTCCTGGAGCAACCGCGCCGATAAACCCTTCAGTATTGTCTCCTGTCCTTCCTTTTCCTCGGAGCTTCTGGAAAGCGAACTTTTCGGACATGTGAAAGGGGCATTTACCGGCGCTGTCAGAGACAACCCCGGCCGCATTGCATCGTGTGAAAACGGTACGCTTTTCCTTGACGAAATAGGCGATCTGCCTGTTTCTCTTCAGCCAAAGCTCTTGCGTTTTGTTCAGGAAAGGGAATATGAGCGTGTCGGTGATTATATAACCCGTAAGGCAAACGTGAGGATCATTGCCGCAACAAACATGGATCTGGAACGGGCAGTAACGGACGGAAGATTCCGGGAAGACCTCTTCTACAGACTCAATGTTATTCAGATCGAATTTCCGCCGCTACGCGAACGCCCAGACGATATTGCTACCATGGCAGAAAAATTATTGGCATTCTATGGCAGGGCAAACCATCGGTCCTTTCTTGGCTTCACAGATGAGGCACTCCGTTTGCTAAAACAATATCACTGGCCTGGGAATGTAAGGGAACTGAACAATGTTATTGAGCGAACAGCAATCCTCTGTCAGAGCAATCGGGTCGGCATCGAGTCCCTTCCAGCAAATCTCTTACCGGACAATACAGCCCCCGGTATAGGCGACCCGATTGCTCTGGATAAAATCGAGGAACAGCACATCAGGCTGGTTCTTGCTGCCGCGACATCGCTTCAGGAAGCAGCCGGAATTCTCGGCGTCGATCAGGCAACACTCTGGCGGCGGCGCAAGAAGTATGGGATCTGA
- a CDS encoding AAA family ATPase: MHNTSQLIEPVQMIVLTGGPCSGKSSSLAYLTEKLSDNGFMIFVIPETATLITNSGIDRRKMNRSKQVVIYEEAILDMQLAFEETYKQTVMRVFPERKKVILLDRGIMDIKAFMPDDDFKEIIKRKRLSEVKLRDRYNGVIHLVTAADGAPEYYTGDNNPARIETPEEAIHIDQRIRESWLGHPHFKIIDNTTDFEGKISRTFSAISHFLGLPAPLPITEKFLVKNVQYEKIPAHQTIQIEQMYLRSRNKKEEIRIRKRGQNGSYLYFLSRKTTIEEEGLITEQEYLNLTKLIDSKTDIIIKERTCFLWNNQHFELDRYKGRHEGIAVLKIEPFETIKKEAKIHIPPFIRVDVNITGNPLYDERHMAIKQKKK, translated from the coding sequence TTGCACAACACATCCCAATTGATCGAGCCTGTTCAAATGATAGTACTCACAGGAGGCCCCTGCTCAGGCAAAAGTTCTTCTCTGGCATACCTCACAGAAAAACTATCAGATAACGGTTTTATGATTTTTGTCATACCGGAAACGGCGACCTTAATAACAAACAGCGGTATAGACCGACGTAAAATGAACAGATCGAAACAGGTGGTAATATATGAAGAGGCTATACTTGACATGCAGCTTGCCTTCGAAGAAACCTATAAACAAACGGTTATGAGAGTATTCCCGGAAAGAAAAAAGGTTATCCTTCTCGACAGGGGCATAATGGACATAAAAGCTTTTATGCCGGATGATGATTTTAAGGAAATAATAAAGAGAAAGAGGCTGAGCGAGGTCAAGCTGAGAGACAGATACAACGGGGTCATACATCTTGTTACCGCAGCAGATGGAGCACCTGAGTATTATACTGGAGACAATAATCCGGCAAGAATAGAAACACCCGAAGAAGCGATCCATATCGATCAAAGGATACGGGAGAGCTGGCTTGGCCATCCGCATTTTAAAATTATTGACAATACAACTGACTTTGAGGGCAAGATCAGCAGGACTTTTTCTGCTATTTCTCACTTTCTCGGACTCCCGGCCCCTCTTCCTATAACTGAGAAATTCCTTGTTAAAAATGTCCAATATGAAAAAATACCGGCTCACCAGACAATACAAATTGAGCAGATGTATTTGCGTTCCAGGAATAAGAAAGAAGAGATCAGAATCAGAAAGCGCGGACAAAACGGGTCCTATCTTTATTTTCTTTCAAGAAAAACAACGATTGAAGAAGAGGGGCTTATTACAGAACAGGAGTATCTCAATCTTACAAAGCTCATAGACTCTAAAACAGATATTATTATAAAAGAACGTACCTGCTTTCTATGGAACAACCAGCACTTTGAACTCGACAGATACAAAGGCAGGCATGAGGGCATCGCCGTATTAAAGATCGAACCCTTTGAAACTATAAAAAAAGAGGCTAAAATACATATTCCCCCTTTTATCAGGGTCGACGTCAATATTACCGGCAATCCTTTGTATGATGAACGTCATATGGCAATAAAACAGAAAAAGAAATGA
- the purB gene encoding adenylosuccinate lyase, which produces MIERYTLQRMSRIWEEKNKFKKWLDIEVAICEAYGELSLIPQEDLKNIQEKANFDINRINEIEKRTKHDVVAFIESVSEFVGLSSKYIHMGATSSDILDTSFSCLLKEAGDILIEDILSLMEVLKEKAYKYKTTPMIGRTHGIHAEPITFGLKMAHFYDEMRRNLERMKAAKDRISHGKISGAVGTFAHGQPFVEEYVCKKMGLKPAPVSTQIIPRDYYAEFFTTLSIIGSSVEKMSLEIRNLQRTEVGEAEEFFQKGQTGSSAMPHKRNPIASENLCGLARLLRGYALSALENIALWHERDISHSSVERVIAPDATILLDYMLERLKNMYKNLIVYPERMQKNMDMSKGLYHSEAILLSLINKGFTRQESYKITQRVAMMCYENNLDFTEEVKKDEEIGKYLSKTEIEDIMSNDHYFKYVDTIFNRVFG; this is translated from the coding sequence ATGATAGAGCGTTATACACTCCAGAGAATGTCCCGTATATGGGAGGAAAAAAATAAATTTAAAAAATGGCTTGATATAGAGGTAGCCATTTGCGAAGCTTATGGGGAGTTATCCTTAATTCCGCAGGAAGACCTCAAAAACATTCAAGAAAAAGCTAATTTTGACATAAACAGAATCAATGAGATTGAAAAAAGGACAAAACACGATGTTGTGGCATTCATTGAATCCGTATCGGAATTTGTCGGTCTATCCTCAAAATACATTCATATGGGGGCAACCTCGTCGGACATACTCGATACATCCTTCTCATGTCTCCTGAAGGAAGCCGGTGATATTCTTATAGAGGACATTCTGTCTCTTATGGAAGTATTAAAGGAAAAAGCCTATAAGTACAAGACAACCCCGATGATCGGGAGAACTCATGGCATCCACGCGGAACCCATTACATTTGGTCTTAAAATGGCCCATTTTTATGATGAAATGAGAAGGAACCTCGAGCGCATGAAGGCAGCAAAGGATCGCATAAGCCATGGGAAAATTTCCGGCGCTGTCGGAACTTTTGCGCACGGTCAACCTTTTGTTGAAGAGTATGTCTGTAAAAAAATGGGCTTAAAGCCTGCGCCTGTATCAACACAGATTATTCCACGCGATTACTATGCGGAATTTTTTACTACTTTATCCATCATCGGTTCTTCTGTTGAAAAGATGTCTCTTGAAATTCGCAACCTCCAGAGAACGGAAGTCGGCGAAGCCGAAGAATTTTTTCAGAAAGGCCAGACAGGCTCATCAGCTATGCCGCATAAGAGAAATCCCATTGCCTCCGAGAATCTCTGCGGTCTTGCCAGACTGCTTAGGGGGTATGCCCTGTCAGCCCTTGAAAATATTGCCTTATGGCACGAGCGGGATATCAGCCATTCTTCTGTTGAAAGGGTTATTGCACCTGATGCCACCATACTCCTTGATTACATGCTGGAAAGGTTAAAAAACATGTATAAAAATCTTATTGTATATCCCGAAAGGATGCAGAAAAACATGGATATGTCAAAGGGATTGTACCATTCCGAGGCCATCCTTTTAAGCCTCATAAATAAGGGATTCACAAGACAGGAATCTTACAAGATTACCCAGAGAGTTGCCATGATGTGCTATGAAAACAACCTCGATTTTACGGAAGAAGTAAAGAAAGATGAGGAAATCGGAAAATATCTCAGCAAGACAGAGATTGAAGACATTATGAGCAACGATCATTATTTCAAATATGTAGATACGATTTTTAATCGAGTGTTCGGGTAA
- a CDS encoding Fic family protein encodes MDVKNFKAGAYKQQYQYKSFMPNPVNIDWQVSDSGLINLLSEADIKLGELNAFSELVPDIDFFIKMHVSKEATTSSRIEGTRTNIAEAVQKAEYIDPEKRNDWQEVQNYIEAMNEAIDSLASLPLSNRLLCNTHTTLLQGVRGKHKQPGKFRKSQNWIGGATLADASFIPPHHDDLPELMSDFEKFLHNKSHSVPHLIRIGIAHYQFETIHPFLDGNGRIGRLLITLYLVSAGLLSRPTLYLSAFFEKNRLLYYDNLNMVRTRNDLTQWLKFFLEGVRQTASSSIETFRLIITMRQEIEQRTIMTLGKKTPLAQKFLHELYGKPITDSQETSKQLSINPSTALRLIEDFVRLGILKEITGLKRNRVFVFERYLKLFE; translated from the coding sequence ATGGACGTAAAGAATTTCAAGGCAGGTGCATATAAGCAGCAATACCAATACAAAAGCTTTATGCCGAATCCCGTTAATATCGACTGGCAGGTAAGCGATAGCGGGCTCATCAACCTCCTGAGCGAAGCTGACATCAAGCTGGGTGAACTGAACGCCTTTTCGGAACTGGTGCCGGACATCGACTTCTTTATCAAGATGCATGTAAGTAAAGAGGCCACCACTTCAAGTCGTATTGAAGGAACCCGGACAAATATTGCCGAGGCAGTGCAGAAGGCCGAATACATTGACCCTGAAAAGAGAAATGACTGGCAGGAGGTGCAAAATTACATTGAAGCTATGAACGAGGCCATCGACTCACTTGCCTCACTTCCCCTTTCCAACCGGTTGTTATGCAACACGCATACGACTTTGTTGCAGGGCGTACGCGGGAAGCATAAACAGCCGGGAAAGTTCCGTAAAAGTCAGAACTGGATCGGCGGTGCCACTCTTGCCGATGCATCATTTATTCCGCCACATCATGATGATCTACCGGAATTGATGTCTGACTTTGAAAAATTCCTGCATAACAAAAGCCACTCCGTTCCCCATCTCATCAGAATCGGTATAGCCCATTACCAGTTTGAAACGATCCATCCTTTTCTGGACGGCAACGGGAGAATTGGACGCCTTCTTATTACGCTCTATCTGGTGAGCGCAGGCCTCCTTTCCAGACCCACTTTGTACCTATCAGCCTTTTTTGAGAAAAACAGGCTTCTTTATTACGATAATCTGAACATGGTTCGAACCCGGAATGATCTGACGCAGTGGCTCAAATTCTTTCTGGAAGGGGTAAGACAGACAGCGTCCAGCTCTATAGAAACCTTCAGGTTGATCATTACCATGCGCCAGGAAATTGAGCAACGCACTATCATGACGCTGGGCAAAAAAACCCCGCTGGCCCAGAAGTTTCTTCATGAGTTGTATGGGAAACCTATTACAGATAGTCAGGAAACATCGAAGCAGCTTTCCATAAATCCTTCAACGGCGCTACGCCTTATTGAGGATTTTGTCAGGCTGGGAATACTCAAGGAGATCACCGGCCTAAAAAGAAACAGGGTTTTTGTCTTTGAGCGATATTTAAAGCTCTTTGAATGA
- the radC gene encoding DNA repair protein RadC, which translates to MKENSTTGIKNWPKDDRPRERLLKKGAGALTNSELLAILLRTGTEGASAIDLARRIVDKFGTFRNMSHTDMREWKVLKGLGPAKIAQIMAALEIGRRFREDEVLSAKQKIASAQDIVDIILPQIRDLKTEVSKVVYLNSDNRIIDISDAATGTVNHAMPIVREIIHAALQKFATAIICVHNHPSGNITPSPEDKKFTEQLITAGKLMNVKILDHIIVGDSSYFSFTDEGMI; encoded by the coding sequence ATGAAGGAAAACAGCACAACCGGCATTAAGAACTGGCCTAAGGATGACCGCCCCAGAGAAAGGCTGCTCAAGAAAGGCGCCGGGGCACTGACCAATTCCGAGCTTCTGGCAATTCTTTTGCGTACGGGTACTGAAGGCGCAAGCGCCATTGATCTGGCACGCCGGATTGTCGATAAGTTCGGCACCTTTCGTAATATGAGCCATACTGACATGCGTGAGTGGAAGGTATTGAAAGGCCTCGGCCCGGCCAAGATCGCTCAGATTATGGCTGCCCTTGAGATCGGACGCCGTTTCCGTGAAGACGAAGTTCTCAGTGCCAAACAGAAGATTGCCTCTGCTCAGGATATTGTCGATATAATACTGCCTCAGATACGCGACCTGAAAACTGAGGTATCGAAAGTTGTCTATCTGAACAGCGACAACAGAATCATCGACATTAGTGATGCTGCCACGGGCACGGTTAACCACGCGATGCCCATTGTCCGGGAAATCATCCATGCTGCCCTGCAAAAATTTGCAACGGCGATTATTTGCGTCCATAATCACCCAAGCGGAAATATTACCCCAAGCCCGGAAGATAAGAAATTTACGGAGCAACTTATTACTGCGGGAAAGCTTATGAATGTCAAG